The sequence below is a genomic window from Leishmania major strain Friedlin complete genome, chromosome 30.
TGGCAGGGGATAGGAGAGGGTTGCTTGGCTTTCCCGCACAGAGTGAGGGCACGGAAccctgagatgccacgcTGAGAGGCGTGCTCTCGCCATCAGGCAGATTAACCGATAGCGAAAAACAGAAGGCAGTGAGCGAGGGCGGAAtcggagagggagatgcaTCGCAACATGAATAAAAAAGACCGGTCGAATTCAGACATGGGCGAGGCGTCGACAGCTTCCAGCACTCAAATGGCAAAATGAGAAAAGGGATGGCGGTAGAAGTAACCTCTTCGGAGCGAGGCGCTTGAAGAATGTCTAGcgacacgcacaagcacacacgcatattCACAAACAGCCAGGCAAACACCGTaagagaaggagcgggagAAGATGAGGACAACGATTGCGCGTCGATGCGAAGTACCCGGAACGCATAGGTTGATCAGATTGGGTCGTGTGCcttcgaaaaaaaaaagatcaGCCCGggagcaagagagaaagcaagAGAATCGCGGGTGTGAAGCGGGTACGACCGATCCTCACGGCTTCGCAGTCGTTTCCctttcattttttttccATCGAGCCCCTGTTCCCGATCATACTGCGCAGCGATgctctcgcttcttctcctctcAAATCTCTCCCAACACGGTGGAGCGTCGCCACAAAGCAAGGACACGGCCCATCAAAGGAAATaggaaaggaaaaaaacAGGAAACGATAAATAATAAGTGCGCGTGGGGTTTGGGGgagcggcagagagagagagagagagcgtgtgcctctgctggcgtgtgtgtgtgtgctgtgtaCGAGCTTGTGCGGGTTTTATGCAGACTGAAGCAAAATAGGTGACAAGGCATTTTATGGAGAGGGAAAAAGACGAAAACAcaccacagcacacacacacacacacctacaactacgcacgcacacatacatatgtatatatatatatatatatggcaCTCGAAGGAGGGTGATGGTGGGTGAGTGGAGGGTGGGAGATGAGCAGTCAAATAACATGACAAAGTGGACTCGAGCTACGCACGGTAGGCGCGGAGAAagtgaaggggaggggcaaaTCTTAAATTGCATGcgggcatgtgtgtgtgtgtgcacgcgtgtgcgttcacgtgggagagggaagggagggatTGGGGACGGGGTTGGTGAGTCGAGGAGACGATGATCACGAAtggggcgggtgggcgggatgaagcggaggcagcagcaaaaTGCCAAGGACGAGGGAGGAGAAAAAGACCACTGGAAAATGCACTGAGAAAATAACCACACGCAGAGAAAGGGCCCTCAAATTCCCAAAGACAGATGGACACACccccgcgcacgcatgcacactAAGCTTTATGCGATTCGCACGGGTCCTCCGTTCACACGTTCCTTCTCCGCCATCACACTacgactgcggcggcaggtCTACAATGTCGAACTTGCATAGGATAGACGCCCCGGGCAGCGATGCACCGTTCCTGCAGAGCTTCATGGGAACGGCGCGGTAGCCGGTGCGCAGTGCGCGCACCGGAATAACCATCTCACACACGGAGTCGTTCGCAGACGTCGTGTCCTCGTCCATGACCTTGACCGTCAGCAAGCCTATTTCCTTGCTCTCGCAGGCGAGGGTGAACGTCTCCATCCAGTATGGATTCAAGCCGTTGTTGCGCACCACTGACGTCTTCACCTCGGTGCGGTCGCGCTTGTTGATGTACAGCTTCACGTACGGGTCAGTAATGTCGCCCTTCTTCTGCAGAGAAGGCTTAGGAATCTGCGTCCCGCTTAGCACGGTGACGGTGATGGTGCAGGGTGTTGCCTTTGCCTTGCCTGATGGGTTGCGCAGATAATCCGGCTTCAGAACGTAGCCGCAGCCCTTGTTCAGCGAGAACATGCCGTCGTTCAAGCGCATGTCGTCGTCCCACGTCTGGTAGTTAAGTGCCACTAACTGCGCCCCAACAGACCACGCGGTGGTCGGGTTGTAGTTTGAGGAGCCGATGCGAGTGCCCTTCGGGTAGACGCGCACCAGCATGCGCGAGGTCTGCCCGATAAACTCGTCACGGTGGCCCAGCGCTAACTCCTTCACCACGGTCTCGACGTAGCTCTGGATGTAGTACGGCTCCGCGTCCCGGCCCCAGTCGCTTGTTTTGAAGGCGCCCACCGTGACGCAGCACCTTAGCAGGTGCGACAGCGCCCCCTGCGCactcgcctccgccttctgcgacggcgaccgagcgacgccgttgtcgttgtctGAGCTAGTCATCCCCTCCTTCGCGTCGTCCACATCATTGTGGGGCAGCTTCCACTTTACGAGAACCTTTCCCTTCAGCGACTCTGGCGTGTACATCATGTTCGGAATGTCCTTGGCCGTCATAAGCATATCGCCGAGGATGGTGCGAAGGTGACCTGCCATGACCATGGACTGCTCATCCGACGTGTGCACCTCGAGCGAGAGAATGACCGGAAACGGGGAGGCGGTGAATGCGTGGCGGCGGATGGTCTCGATGACATCGGCGAAGCGGATCTtggaggtgcgcgtgtggccATGATAGATCACCGGGTCATTATCCTTGCCGTCCCAGCAGTCTAGCtcgacgcagcggcaccccGCTAGGAGGGCGCGCCTGTACATCTCAATCCGACTGGAGGACTGGAACTGGTCGCCCGAGAGATACGTGTTGTGCGAGGAGTTGATAAAGTAGTCCTTCAGCGGGTGCGTCATTTCGTCGACCACCCCTGTCTGATGGGCCGGGTCGAGGGCTGGGTTGAGGCAGGGGCTGAGGAGGTAGTGTACGAACTGGGTGAAGGTGATCCTGCCGTTCTTGTCCGGCTTGAGAGTGTTGAAAAGGACGTCACTGGAGACGTCACCCTGAGCCTTGAGAAAGCAATCGAACTCGGCACGAGTCATCCAGTCAACCTGGGCTGCGAAGGACGCG
It includes:
- a CDS encoding phospholipase c-like protein, with protein sequence MPALTIGSTLPDPPQTKEELLAVQNLLSHLQTSLTLQRLTKRSFVRRKTISLTSDGKALEYKPTRKLKRQLLVFRDLYEVTKVDPASKVYKKAKLNSNTNVIVEMNTRIHRGWHIVFDDEASANTWLQMIGYKVKGGALAPSGAVPKEGTLTGCICAAWERADTSRDGKVDLKEAKKMMVRMNVEISDDLLADLVRKHDASGDGALDLKEFTTLFIQLTQHEELRPLFASFAAQVDWMTRAEFDCFLKAQGDVSSDVLFNTLKPDKNGRITFTQFVHYLLSPCLNPALDPAHQTGVVDEMTHPLKDYFINSSHNTYLSGDQFQSSSRIEMYRRALLAGCRCVELDCWDGKDNDPVIYHGHTRTSKIRFADVIETIRRHAFTASPFPVILSLEVHTSDEQSMVMAGHLRTILGDMLMTAKDIPNMMYTPESLKGKVLVKWKLPHNDVDDAKEGMTSSDNDNGVARSPSQKAEASAQGALSHLLRCCVTVGAFKTSDWGRDAEPYYIQSYVETVVKELALGHRDEFIGQTSRMLVRVYPKGTRIGSSNYNPTTAWSVGAQLVALNYQTWDDDMRLNDGMFSLNKGCGYVLKPDYLRNPSGKAKATPCTITVTVLSGTQIPKPSLQKKGDITDPYVKLYINKRDRTEVKTSVVRNNGLNPYWMETFTLACESKEIGLLTVKVMDEDTTSANDSVCEMVIPVRALRTGYRAVPMKLCRNGASLPGASILCKFDIVDLPPQS